The following are encoded in a window of Narcine bancroftii isolate sNarBan1 chromosome 2, sNarBan1.hap1, whole genome shotgun sequence genomic DNA:
- the rmdn1 gene encoding regulator of microtubule dynamics protein 1 isoform X2 has product MAAAGRFALARSMLRAAGLVNGGNWTGGPGVFDCAGPKFTARVLEGAVHFGRGFTLMLLTFLGYKTFRNIPGSLLIYANQTVEEIVDQADYLYGTGEVTKLYHLLIEHKNSANGELLWRLARASRDLAQLESITEERKKQLAYEALEFAEKALAKNELSFAAHKWYAICVSDVGDYEGIKAKIANAYVIKEHFQKAIELNPKDATSIHLMGLWCFTFAEMPWIQQKIAATFFATPPSSTYAEALQYFNKAEEDLKSRGISVPSSHLPQCVGFRRDPQIHGLPGT; this is encoded by the exons ATGGCGGCTGCGGGCCGGTTCGCTCTTGCCCGATCCATGCTGAGAGCTGCGGGGCTTGTGAACGGTGGAAACTGGACAGGGGGGCCGGGGGTTTTCGATTGTGCTGGGCCCAAGTTTACGGCGCGG GTTTTGGAAGGTGCTGTCCATTTTGGAAGAGGATTCACTCTGATGTTATTAACCTTCTTGGGTTATAAGACATTTAGAAACATTCCAGGATCATTACTAATCTACGCAAATCAAACAG TGGAAGAAATTGTAGACCAGGCTGACTATCTTTATGGCACTGGAGAGGTGACTAAGCTTTATCACCTCCTTATTGAACACAAGAACAG TGCAAATGGTGAGCTTCTGTGGCGGCTAGCTCGAGCATCACGTGACTTGGCTCAATTAGAAAGCATCactgaagaaagaaagaagcaatTGGCTTATGAAGCTTTGGAGTTTGCTGAAAAGGCATTGGCAAAAAATGAACTGAGCTTTGCAGCTCATAAG TGGTATGCGATATGTGTCAGTGACGTTGGAGACTACGAGGGAATCAAAGCAAAAATTGCAAATGCTTACGTCATTAAAGAACATTTTCAG AAAGCCATTGAACTTAATCCCAAAGATGCCACATCAATTCATTTAATGGGCTTATG GTGTTTCACATTTGCTGAAATGCCCTGGATTCAACAGAAGATAGCTGCTACATTCTTTGCCACCCCACCAAGCTCCACTTATGCAGAG GCTCTCCAGTATTTTAACAAAGCAGAAGAAG ACTTAAAAAGTAGAGGTATCAGTGTACCCTCTTCACATCTGCCTCAATGTGTTGGGTTTAGGAGAGATCCTCAAAtacatggactcccaggaacctgA
- the rmdn1 gene encoding regulator of microtubule dynamics protein 1 isoform X1 — MAAAGRFALARSMLRAAGLVNGGNWTGGPGVFDCAGPKFTARVLEGAVHFGRGFTLMLLTFLGYKTFRNIPGSLLIYANQTVEEIVDQADYLYGTGEVTKLYHLLIEHKNSANGELLWRLARASRDLAQLESITEERKKQLAYEALEFAEKALAKNELSFAAHKWYAICVSDVGDYEGIKAKIANAYVIKEHFQKAIELNPKDATSIHLMGLWCFTFAEMPWIQQKIAATFFATPPSSTYAEALQYFNKAEEAEPNFYSKNLLMLGKTYIKLKNKKLALLWLTKARDYPARNEEDKQVQKEAAELLKLLTRLTN, encoded by the exons ATGGCGGCTGCGGGCCGGTTCGCTCTTGCCCGATCCATGCTGAGAGCTGCGGGGCTTGTGAACGGTGGAAACTGGACAGGGGGGCCGGGGGTTTTCGATTGTGCTGGGCCCAAGTTTACGGCGCGG GTTTTGGAAGGTGCTGTCCATTTTGGAAGAGGATTCACTCTGATGTTATTAACCTTCTTGGGTTATAAGACATTTAGAAACATTCCAGGATCATTACTAATCTACGCAAATCAAACAG TGGAAGAAATTGTAGACCAGGCTGACTATCTTTATGGCACTGGAGAGGTGACTAAGCTTTATCACCTCCTTATTGAACACAAGAACAG TGCAAATGGTGAGCTTCTGTGGCGGCTAGCTCGAGCATCACGTGACTTGGCTCAATTAGAAAGCATCactgaagaaagaaagaagcaatTGGCTTATGAAGCTTTGGAGTTTGCTGAAAAGGCATTGGCAAAAAATGAACTGAGCTTTGCAGCTCATAAG TGGTATGCGATATGTGTCAGTGACGTTGGAGACTACGAGGGAATCAAAGCAAAAATTGCAAATGCTTACGTCATTAAAGAACATTTTCAG AAAGCCATTGAACTTAATCCCAAAGATGCCACATCAATTCATTTAATGGGCTTATG GTGTTTCACATTTGCTGAAATGCCCTGGATTCAACAGAAGATAGCTGCTACATTCTTTGCCACCCCACCAAGCTCCACTTATGCAGAG GCTCTCCAGTATTTTAACAAAGCAGAAGAAG CTGAACCCAATTTCTACAGTAAAAACTTATTAATGTTGGGGAAAacttacattaaattaaaaaacaaGAAGCTGGCCTTGTTGTGGCTGACCAAAGCAAGAGACTACCCAGCACGAAATGAAGAAGACAAGCAG gtTCAAAAAGAAGCTGCTGAATTACTGAAGCTATTAACAAGATTGACAAACTAG